The genomic interval AAGAAGCAAAAGAACTAGAGGCTGCTGGTGTGGACATCATTCAATTTGATGAACCCGCATTTAACGTTTTTCTTGATGAGGTCAATGATTGGGGGATTGCTGCGCTAGAACGGGCAATCGAAGGGCTCAAATGCGAAACGGCTGTGCATATTTGTTATGGCTATGGGATCAAAGCCAACACGGATTGGAAAAAAACGTTAGGTTCTGAATGGCGTCACTACGAGAAAACATTTCCAGCGATACAGAAATCTAATATCGATATTATTTCTCTTGAGTGCCACAACGGTCGTGTGCCATTAGAAGTTCTTGAAATGATTCGCGGAAAAAAAGTCATGGTAGGCGCCATTGATGTATCGACTAACGATATCGAAACACCGGAAGAGGTCGCAAACACTTTAAGAGAAGCCTTAAAATACGTCGATGCTGATAAGCTATACCCTTGCACCAATTGTGGTATGGCTCCTCTTTCCAGAAAAGTCGCTCGGGGTAAACTCGAAGCATTAAGCGCAGGCGCTGAAATCGTAAGAAAAGAGCTAAGCGCTCTACAAAAAAGCGCTTAGTCTTTAGACTTCTTAGGGGCTTGAGCCCCTAATTAAAATTACAATATCTTTCATTTTATTAATAGAAGTTTCTTAAATGAACATCATGGAATTTTTATCCAGTAATCTCATGGCATTTATTGCTCTGATTATTACCGGAATCTTTGCAGGTATTTTGGCGGGTCTACTGGGAGTCGGTGGCGGTATCGTTATCGTTCCTGTCTTATTCTTCTTATTTCAAGGATTTGGTGTATCACCAGATTCGGCTATGTTAATCGCTACTGCCACTTCCTTGGCTACTATTGTACCGACATCCATCAGCTCGATTCGTTCTCATCACCAAAAGGGAAATGTCGATTTTGATCTACTCAAGTATTGGGCATTTTTTATTCTAATTGGCGTACTACTAGGTAGCTGGCTAGTGACTCGTGTGGATGGTACTTGGCTTACGGCATTGTTTGGGATAATTGCGACATTATCCGCATTGAACATGCTATTCAGAACCGGAAAATCGGCTTTGTTTCAACAACTTCCAGGTACTGCTGGACAAACAACCATGGGCACGTCTATTGGCTTTTTCAGCTCAATGGTAGGAATAGGTGGCGGTACTCTCTCTGTACCCTTACTGACATTATACAACTACCCGGCTCACAAAGCGGTTGGAACCGCAGCAGCTATAGGCTTGATCATTTCTCTACCTGGGGCGCTCACTATGATGGTATTGGGAAGTACGCCAATTGATGCGCCATCTGGTACAGTCGGATTGGTAAATCTCGTTGGATTTATTTGTATCGTCCCGCTTACCGTATTATTTGCCCCCGTTGGGGCTTCAATAGCGGCTAGGTTGGATGCCACTAAACTAAAGAAAGTCTTTGCGATCGTATTACTGTTCACCGGTTTGCGTATGTTATCGCAAATATTACTCTAAGCCGTTTTTGAGAATGACCAACACGCATATCACTATTTCAAGGAAGAAAAGTGATAGCGCTATCATCATCGTTATTGAATCCCATCGGATATCAACCTTTATAGATGAATAATGTCTTTTCGAAGCGATGCTAGCCGTGCGAGTATCTCATTTTGCTGGCGATAACTGATGCCTACTTTTTCCATGGCATCAACTAATAGTTCAACCGTGCGATTAAAGTCAGCTTCATTTATATCCATACCGGTATGGATATCTACCATACTGTCACCTTTATATTCACAAGGCCCATCCACCACAGTACAGAAATGAGCAATAAATCCATTGCGAAAATGTGTAACATCAGATTTTCTAAAATAGGGTAAAACCTGTTCATCTCGAGCGATATTTTTAATAAACGCATCCACAAGTTTCTCGATAGTGGGTAAACCACCAATGCGTTCATATAATGAATCTTCATTAGAATTTGGCAATGTACTGCAAGCCATTAGAAAAATGATAAGCACGGGAACTAGAAGGCATTTGAAATAGAACATTAGAAGTACCCCGTAATAGAAGAATACCAGCCTTTTTGATTGGCGATACCAGCAATAGAGCCCAAGTCCAAGTAAGCGGCTGTAATACTCAAATGCTTGTTGGGAAACCAAGCGATAAATACATCGGACCAATCATTTTCACCTAGGCCTAAGTTGTCGGGCTTTTGTCGGTACTCCACACCTATCGCGAGAGATTTATGAAATAGAACCGCCGCGGAAGCCTCCAGTTGTAGACTTGCGCCTTTGCCTCTTGCACCAAACCCAAGCAAACCCATTTGATTAGCTTCTGTATGGCGCGCTGATACATTCCAAAGTAAGTTATATCCAACCACAACACCTAAGTGCAGTTTGCTAGCGGTAAAATAAACATCGGTTCCATTATCGCTTTCTGCGCCAAGGGAAAAAGGAACACTCGGGGTATCGAGTTTTTTATACTGCACTCCAGCGGATATTTGAGGAAAATGGCTATACACCAAATCGCCATATAAACGAAACTTGGCCCCGGTAATAGATTGCTCTAACTGCAAAGAAAGCGGGTTAACATCAAACGTCTGCTCAGCATAAGAGAGTTCAATGCGATCCTTAATATTAACCTGAACTCCACATACGTTAAGATCAAAATCATCAACTGAGGCGCGTGAACAAAATCCCGAAGCGAGTACTTCATCCTCTGTAGCATAGCCCGCCAACTGTGACCAGGGTACCAGTCCACCTCCAGCAGAACCTTCAACCATGGATACACCAGGTGTCGCTAGAATTTTACCGCCTGCAGCAGATGCGGAACTAATAACGAGCAATAGTAAACTAAGAATGAGCTTCATAATTTGATAACCAATTAATAAACGCATCTGCCTTAAGAGGCTTACTTAAATAAAACCCCTGAGCATGATCGCAGCCGAAACTTCGTAGAATATCTAAGCTCATTTGGTTTTCGACACCTTCTGCCACTACTCGCATCCCTAATTTATGGCCAAGCTCGATAGTCGACTTAACAATAACTTGGTCAGCATCTGACTGTTCCAGCGTCATAATAAAGCCCTTATCAATTTTTAATTCGTTCGCCGGAAGGTCTTTAAGTTTTGATAGTGAAGACTGGCCAATCCCATAGTCATCAATCGATACTTCAAAACCTACCATTTTAAGATTAGCTAATCGATTGATAGCTTGTGATTCGTTCTCCATAAGATCACGCTCTGTCAGTTCTAAGGTAATCTGGCTCGCGGACACACTATAGCTAGCAATCGTATCTAGTATAAATTCAATAAAACCATCATGTTGAATATCTTGCGCGGAAAGATTAATAGCCACTTTCATTAAATAACCAGCTTCATTCCAATCAGCAATTTGTCTTACAACATTGCGCACCACCCATTGAGTCAAGTCAACAATTAAACCAGACTTCTCAGCTAGATCTATAAATAACTCTGGATTAACAAAGTCACCGTCCTCATTCACCCAGCGAATGAGTGCCTCAACCTTATCAATTTTTTCTGTTTTTAAATTCAACTTCGGCTGAAACGTCATAAACATACTGCCATTATCAGATGCCAAGGTGTCTTTTAGATTCTCTATAATAGAGATACGCTCCAAGTAAGCTTCATCCTCACCCGTTTCATAGTATCTAATTGCCGTATACTCATCTTTTGCAGCATTAACTGCGATCTCAACGCGACGCAGTAGAGTCTCCCCCTGATCGGCATTATCCGTATCAATTACAACACCACAATAAAGATCGAAATTTATTATCATGGAATCGATTTCATAGGATTTTATAAGTTTTTGACGCACTGTTTGGCAATACACATCCACTTCATCAATCTGGGAAAGCGTGACAACTAAAAGAAAAAAATCATTGCTTATTCGTGCTGCATTCGCATAACTCTTATGATAAGAAACATGAGACTCTACAAGTTCATTAAGGCGACTTGCCAATGAAATAAGAATTTCGTCACCAACCCTCGGGCCCATGGTATCGTTAAGTTGTTTAAAAGACTTTATATCAATGCCTATCAATACTAGATGCTCGCTTTCATGGACTGACGAGTCTAATTCTTTCTGTAGTGTGTGTCGGTTTAAGAGCCCTGTTAAAAGGTCATGCTTTGCTTGATAGATGATTTCTGACTCTCGCTCAGAAATCTCTTGACCCATATTAAAAAACGCTTGTTCAAGCTCCCTAAATTCTTGGGCTTTTGGCGCATTGCCTTCGATATGACTAAATTCACCTTTTGCAACCTGTTTTGTGAGCATAACCAAGTTACTTAGCGGTATCGTGATACCTTTGGCTAAAAGTCGAATTGAGATCAATGCTATCAACAAGGTAATAACGGCGATAAATACAACGGAATACAGCAACCGATAGTAGTCTTCGTTCTCCTGCTGTAATGAAGCGGTAAGCAAGGCAGACAGACCTGTCTTCTCACCAAAATCAATCACTCGATGTCGATACAAAGGATGTTCGATTTCCCGTTCAATTTTACTTTTTTCTGCCTTACGACTATTCCAAAAAATCGAGGCTTTCTGAGGGCTGTCAAGGCTCGTTATTAATACGTCATCTTGCTCTATTAAGCTGATATCAAGTCCCGTTAATTCTTGAAGATCACTCAAGGCATGCATATCTAACTTAAAACCAATAACAGAATAGGCAATTAAACGCGGCGCTTTTATAGGCAACACAAGGACCTGATAGACATTTTTGTTTACAACTAAAAATTGCGAGTTATCAAGACGCAAGGGTAAACCATCTAGCGCCTCCTGAAATACGTCTTTTTTGGTATTATCACGGACAGAAAGATGATTAAGAACACCTTCTGTATCAAGTAGCATCATTACATCTGCCTTGATACGCCGACCATGATTATTCAAAGCACTCACAATCGTATTAGCATCACTGGTAGCGACTGCCTGTTTAAAACCAAAATCTGCAGTAAGCACTCGAGCTGCCGTGATTAACAGCTGTTCCCTTGCGGTTAGATATTGATTGAGTACACGTTGCGCACTCTCTACACGTCGTTCAATTATGTTATGGCTATATTCGGCCGTGCGCAGCCAAATACTCGCCATAATTGCTAAGGTTGTTAGAAAGATTAAAGCGATAAACAACCATGTAATCTGGGAGCGTAAGCGAAGTGATTTAAAGGGAGCCAAAAACATCTTCAAACGTATTTCTTGGTTCTGGAGATTGAATGTCCAACGAAACAGTTATTTGACTAGTATTGCTCGATGGAACCTGAATTACTTTTCGATAATCGACACCTTGCTTTGTATCTGGATGCCAGACCGCTATCGAATTAACTTCCTCGGGCAGTGATTGGATGTACACCATACCGTTAACATCAGTCAGATAAGCTTGGGCATCCGTCACATAAATATAACCAACCATTGAATCATGAATGTTACACCCTAAAACCACAATCCCTTCTTGATCAAATTTAATAGGGTCTTTAGGTTGGCCAGCGTACAGCTTTAGTTCGAAAGTTTTGGCTTTCGAAAAAGAATAAACATGATGGCGTATATTGTCTGAGTTGGGGAAATTTATTTCGCTATGTATGGGAGCCAATAACACCTTTGGAACAAAAGATTTATCCATTTGATCCATAACCAAGGGTTGCTTTGAGACATTAACTGCCTCACTAGAACCAACTAACTGGACTACCGCATTGGCTAAAGGCTCACCAGCATTATCAGTAACGAAAACCTCTATAGCTCCTGCATTAACTGATCTGGCGCAAAGACAGATAACAATGATAGCCGTGCAAATCCACGACGATGTAAACGGGTTCATAGGTGCCTTACTATCCTTGGGTGTTAATTTGAGTATGGCAACTAGAAGTGATTTTGCAATGAGTAGTCTTTAGGAAAAGAAAACAGAGGATCAAATAATTAGGCCCACACTCATGGACCTTCATTCTTGCAAATATAATAATCAATTGACTCTGGCTTACCAAAGAATAACCCCTGGGCATTTACGGCCCCCAAGTCAATACATAGCTGACGCTGTATTTCAGTCTCTACGCCCTCAACAACCAAATCCAAGTCCAAAGCTTGAATCATTTGCACTAAACCTCGCAGGAGAAGCTCAAGCCTATGGTTATTTGCGCTGGGTAACATAGATTTATCAATTTTGACTGTAGTTATCGGCAGGTTACGTAAATGAGATAGCGATGAAAATCCAGTGCCGAAATCATCTAGCGCTACTTTAAAACCGTCCTTTCTTAATTGCGCAACTGCGTCATATACGTCTGTTCTTTGATCTGTAAAAGCAGTTTCTGTTAGCTCTAAAACTAAACGATGCCGGCTTACACCATACGCTTGGCATTCACTAACCAAAAAATCTATCAGACTAGGGTCTCGTAACTGTAAAGGCGATAGATTAATGGCAATGTACAATGCAGGCGATAATTGAGATAGCTGATGGATTACTTCACTAATAACCCAGCGACCTATTTCCATAATAAGATTTGATTCTTGAGCAACAGGAATGAAAATATCTGGCGGTACTAATGTGCCATCTTGATTCCAGCGGATAAGCGCTTCAAATCCTACTAGAGAATTATTTTCGACTAGCATAATTGGCTGATAATGCAGGCAGAATTCACCATTAATGAGGGCATTTCGCAAACCATTTTCAATTCTCAATCTATTGGTAAATGCTTTTTGCATGTCTTTCTCAAAAAAGCAAACTTGGCTTTTACCATCTTGCTTAGCTTTGTGCATTGCGATGTCGGCCTGAGATGTTAGCACTTCAGGACTTATGTTGTGATTTGGGTTAAAACTTACGCCAATACTTGCCGATGTATAGAAAGTGAACCCATCAAATTCAAAAGGTGGTGCTAAAACTTGTAGTATGCGTTGCGTGATGCGCGTGATGTCATTTATTGTATGGGGTTCATGCAATAAAATAACAAACTCATCTCCGCCAAAACGCGCAAATACCTCGTCGCCACGTAAGCAACTGGTTGTGCGAACGGCTACCCTTCGCAATAACTCGTCACCATGCTTATGACTCCAAGTATCATTAATCATTTTAAAGTTATCGAGATCTAAAAAGATAACCGTGATGGGTGATTCCTTGTTACGAGAAGATAGAGCATGCTTCAAAGACTGTTCAAAAAAGTATCGGTTAGATAACCCAGTAAGTGGATCCTGTTGAGCTAACTGTTGGGTTCGCTCGTGACTCAAGCGCAGGTCTTCTTCGAGTTGCTGTCGTGTTTTTGCGTTAGCAATAATCGTCTTCAGCATAATTGGATTTACGGAAGACTTAAGAACAAAGTCTTGAGCACCGGATTTTAAGCATCGCATGGCAAGGTTTTCGTCAGTATCATTGCTCACCATGACGACAGTAGTATTTCTCGTGGTTTTGTTTGCTTTTATTTCAATTAAAAACGAAATACCATCCGCATCAGGCAAACGCTGATCCAATAATATGACATCGAACTCTTGAATTAAAATATGGTTTCTAGCTGATGCCACATCCGATGCAAATTTGATCTTGATAGAATTTAAACTCTTGGTGAGTGATCTATACAGTAATTTTTGATCAATCTCATCATCATCTACGACTAATATATCCACTAGCTATTCCCTGGCTTTGGCATTTTTACGATTTTCCAGTAACCATCCAGCATAGATACAACATCTAAAAATTGGTTTCCGCATTCACTTTTAAAAAAATACCCTGCAGCATGTAAATTGTATGCTCGAACTTGATCTTCCTCAGCCTTAGACGTAGTGAGAACAAATACTACAATATCATTAAATTGATCACTTTCTCTAAGCCATTCCAAAAAGTCCAAGCCATCCATACGCGGTAAATTTAAATCCAACAAAATAATAAAGGGTTTTTTTACCGTCCCGCTTTTAATAACCTCTAATGCTTCTAATCCGTCAACCACTCGATGAATCGGATTGGCTATACGGTGCTTCTTAAAACTCCGCTGAATAGACATAGCATCAATATCATCATCTTCGACTAACAGAAGAGTTATTGATTCATCACTCATAGCTGACCTCTCTGTTTGGGTATCGAAATCGTCATATTAAGGCCGCCTAACTCTGACTTTGATACGTCGATTTTACCACGTAAGCGGCGCACTGCTTTTGCCGTAATAGCCAGCCCCATCCCGCTACCTTCCATTTGATCTCTCGGCTTTAGCGTTTTAAAGGGTAAAAATATGGTATCGAAATATTGCTCGTTCACTCCCTCACCATTATCTTCGACACTAATGTAAGCCTGATCGGCTTTTTCTTCAATGGTAACTCTAATCTTTTTCTTTTCATTAGTATTATGCTTTAAAGCGTTTGATATAACATTACGAATCGCAATCTCCAAAGCCCTTTTATCAACCGATATATGTAACTCTTCTCCCTGAATATCAGTAATATTGAGACAATCATGAAGTTGACATACATCTTTTACTAATGCTTTTACATTAATATCGGAATACACTAGCTCGTGAGTACCGGTTCGAGAATAAATCAATAGATCATCCAACAAGGCTGCCATTCGATTGCAGCGCCCCTTGATCATTCTTAAATGATCTTGTCCTTCTTCATCTAGTGCATCTGAATAGTCTTCAATCAACCATTCACTTACGTTTTTAATACCGACAAGAGGCGATTTCAAATCATGGGATGCTATATAAGCAAACTGCTCGACGTCAGAATTAGCTTGCTTGAGCTTTTCAACCGACTGCTCCAGCTGCCTGATTAATTTTCGTTTGTCTTCAATTGATTGAAAGTTTACGGTAATTAACTCTTGGTTAGAGTCGAGATCTGCCTGCGCGGTGATTCGGCAAGTACACCATTCCCAAGTTCCACTTTTAGATAGTCGACACTCTAGAGCCTTAGGGCCGTTCTTTTCTTGGATTGCTTGCTTAAACTTATCTTGAAATTCTGGAAGATCATTGCTGTGTATGTATTGTGAGATTACTCGTCCTGCTGCTGCGACATTGGAGTCTTGCCAATCATCAAAATCGCTATTACTAATAAATATTTCTCCTTTTTCATCACATAAGCAAAGACAACAACCGGAGGCATTGAGCGTAATATCGAGTAAATTGCTAGAATCCGTTTGATGACCTTTATCGGGTGAAGATGATAATTCTTTGCAAACCAGAAGCCTCTCTCCAACACCACCAAACTGACTCAAGCTAACTTCTACACTCTTTCCTTTTATTCTTGTTGCTACAGTAATTTTCTGTTTTTTATCTATATCTAATAAGCTCTCATAGTCCTTTCTATTATCAACAACCTCTTTCAAAGAATTAATATCAGCATGATCAATAACCTTAAGAAAAGACTCATTTTTTTGCTCGATATTAAGGTGGCTATCTAATATGGCCAGACCAAATTGGCTAGACTCAAACAGTATCTGCATCCTAATATTACTGGTGGCCAACATGGCGAGCGTCTGCTGTCTCTTGTAGTTTGTAAGCAACAGCCAAACCGCTAGAGCAGCGAATAAGATTGCAATAAATATGCTGAAATAGAAGTATCGAATAAAGCTTTGACTCTTCTTATCACTTGGATAAAGCTGTACCTGTATAACGCTATCTTCATAGTTTAAATCATATACCGCGATTGGTTCCCAATAATCCTCATGATCTGCATCCAATACTTTTCCATTGATTAGTAATCGATAGTGATAGTTTTTAACCGACGAAAAGTACTTCATTGTTTCGATAAGAACTTTTTCATGATCTGGCGTAAATACTATCTCCGCACCCTCTCGCGCTAGCCTGAGCTCCATCCTGTTCCCGATTAGCTCAGAGTCGGCTTCAGCCGTCTCTAACAAAAATATTTCTTGTGTCCGTATATGCGGTATTTTTATTCCCACAACAATAAAAATAACAAGCGGTATTAAAGTCGCCGTTTGCCATCGGATGAACTCAAATGGTTTATCTTTCCAAAAGATATATTGGCGTCGAAGCAATGCCGAAGACATGATAAAAAATAGAAATGCGGTATGTACTGCCATAGAAGTAAGCTCTTGCCAGCCATACGCAAAACTCATCCCTGTGGCATAGCCAATCAAGGCCATTAGGCTCAAGCCAAAAGCAAAGCCGCTAGCTGGCCCAATTATTAGTGAGCTTAATCGATGCTTTATAGGCACCGCGAAGTAAATGCTTAATAAAACAAAACATAAGGCTGTATTGGGTGCCATTCTTCCGGGATGAGATGTTCGAGTGAATAACCAGTGTTCCATGAACAATTGATCTAATCCCGTATTTATTTTAAATATATATTGAAACAGCGTGATTAAACCTATGCTCATCAATACAAAGGAAATGAGACGAGCAAGAAAGTGGTGATTATTCAATAATGAGGCTAGCGCCAGAAGAAGAAAACACAGCGCCGTGTTGAACTGCATTGGAGCCCAATCGGGGCCCAGTTGTAATACACTGGGCCAGTGAAAATACCAACCCAGCATGACGGCAATAGAAATGGATAGCGTTATGAACGATGTAACACTTTGGGGAGAAACTGCAAGCGATAGTCTTTGCATAAATATTGACAATCCATGTTGAGAATATTGCTGTTACGATTACATTATTACCCTTGCAATAATAGGCAATAAACGACAAATAACACATTTTCACACT from Bermanella marisrubri carries:
- a CDS encoding methionine synthase; the encoded protein is MKTLLPTSSAGSLPKPSWLAEPEKLWSPWKLQDEELKLGKQDALRVILQEQQTAGIDIVSDGEQTRQHFVTTFIENLDGVDFENKKTIRIRDRYDASVPGVVGPISRTKPVFVDDAKFLRQQTNQPIKWALPGPMTMVDTLYDDYYQDRETLAWEFAKVLNQEAKELEAAGVDIIQFDEPAFNVFLDEVNDWGIAALERAIEGLKCETAVHICYGYGIKANTDWKKTLGSEWRHYEKTFPAIQKSNIDIISLECHNGRVPLEVLEMIRGKKVMVGAIDVSTNDIETPEEVANTLREALKYVDADKLYPCTNCGMAPLSRKVARGKLEALSAGAEIVRKELSALQKSA
- a CDS encoding sulfite exporter TauE/SafE family protein — translated: MNIMEFLSSNLMAFIALIITGIFAGILAGLLGVGGGIVIVPVLFFLFQGFGVSPDSAMLIATATSLATIVPTSISSIRSHHQKGNVDFDLLKYWAFFILIGVLLGSWLVTRVDGTWLTALFGIIATLSALNMLFRTGKSALFQQLPGTAGQTTMGTSIGFFSSMVGIGGGTLSVPLLTLYNYPAHKAVGTAAAIGLIISLPGALTMMVLGSTPIDAPSGTVGLVNLVGFICIVPLTVLFAPVGASIAARLDATKLKKVFAIVLLFTGLRMLSQILL
- a CDS encoding group I truncated hemoglobin, translated to MACSTLPNSNEDSLYERIGGLPTIEKLVDAFIKNIARDEQVLPYFRKSDVTHFRNGFIAHFCTVVDGPCEYKGDSMVDIHTGMDINEADFNRTVELLVDAMEKVGISYRQQNEILARLASLRKDIIHL
- a CDS encoding DUF3034 family protein — translated: MKLILSLLLLVISSASAAGGKILATPGVSMVEGSAGGGLVPWSQLAGYATEDEVLASGFCSRASVDDFDLNVCGVQVNIKDRIELSYAEQTFDVNPLSLQLEQSITGAKFRLYGDLVYSHFPQISAGVQYKKLDTPSVPFSLGAESDNGTDVYFTASKLHLGVVVGYNLLWNVSARHTEANQMGLLGFGARGKGASLQLEASAAVLFHKSLAIGVEYRQKPDNLGLGENDWSDVFIAWFPNKHLSITAAYLDLGSIAGIANQKGWYSSITGYF
- a CDS encoding bifunctional diguanylate cyclase/phosphodiesterase, translating into MFLAPFKSLRLRSQITWLFIALIFLTTLAIMASIWLRTAEYSHNIIERRVESAQRVLNQYLTAREQLLITAARVLTADFGFKQAVATSDANTIVSALNNHGRRIKADVMMLLDTEGVLNHLSVRDNTKKDVFQEALDGLPLRLDNSQFLVVNKNVYQVLVLPIKAPRLIAYSVIGFKLDMHALSDLQELTGLDISLIEQDDVLITSLDSPQKASIFWNSRKAEKSKIEREIEHPLYRHRVIDFGEKTGLSALLTASLQQENEDYYRLLYSVVFIAVITLLIALISIRLLAKGITIPLSNLVMLTKQVAKGEFSHIEGNAPKAQEFRELEQAFFNMGQEISERESEIIYQAKHDLLTGLLNRHTLQKELDSSVHESEHLVLIGIDIKSFKQLNDTMGPRVGDEILISLASRLNELVESHVSYHKSYANAARISNDFFLLVVTLSQIDEVDVYCQTVRQKLIKSYEIDSMIINFDLYCGVVIDTDNADQGETLLRRVEIAVNAAKDEYTAIRYYETGEDEAYLERISIIENLKDTLASDNGSMFMTFQPKLNLKTEKIDKVEALIRWVNEDGDFVNPELFIDLAEKSGLIVDLTQWVVRNVVRQIADWNEAGYLMKVAINLSAQDIQHDGFIEFILDTIASYSVSASQITLELTERDLMENESQAINRLANLKMVGFEVSIDDYGIGQSSLSKLKDLPANELKIDKGFIMTLEQSDADQVIVKSTIELGHKLGMRVVAEGVENQMSLDILRSFGCDHAQGFYLSKPLKADAFINWLSNYEAHS
- a CDS encoding methylamine utilization protein, with the translated sequence MNPFTSSWICTAIIVICLCARSVNAGAIEVFVTDNAGEPLANAVVQLVGSSEAVNVSKQPLVMDQMDKSFVPKVLLAPIHSEINFPNSDNIRHHVYSFSKAKTFELKLYAGQPKDPIKFDQEGIVVLGCNIHDSMVGYIYVTDAQAYLTDVNGMVYIQSLPEEVNSIAVWHPDTKQGVDYRKVIQVPSSNTSQITVSLDIQSPEPRNTFEDVFGSL
- a CDS encoding two-component system response regulator, which produces MDILVVDDDEIDQKLLYRSLTKSLNSIKIKFASDVASARNHILIQEFDVILLDQRLPDADGISFLIEIKANKTTRNTTVVMVSNDTDENLAMRCLKSGAQDFVLKSSVNPIMLKTIIANAKTRQQLEEDLRLSHERTQQLAQQDPLTGLSNRYFFEQSLKHALSSRNKESPITVIFLDLDNFKMINDTWSHKHGDELLRRVAVRTTSCLRGDEVFARFGGDEFVILLHEPHTINDITRITQRILQVLAPPFEFDGFTFYTSASIGVSFNPNHNISPEVLTSQADIAMHKAKQDGKSQVCFFEKDMQKAFTNRLRIENGLRNALINGEFCLHYQPIMLVENNSLVGFEALIRWNQDGTLVPPDIFIPVAQESNLIMEIGRWVISEVIHQLSQLSPALYIAINLSPLQLRDPSLIDFLVSECQAYGVSRHRLVLELTETAFTDQRTDVYDAVAQLRKDGFKVALDDFGTGFSSLSHLRNLPITTVKIDKSMLPSANNHRLELLLRGLVQMIQALDLDLVVEGVETEIQRQLCIDLGAVNAQGLFFGKPESIDYYICKNEGP
- a CDS encoding response regulator, whose protein sequence is MSDESITLLLVEDDDIDAMSIQRSFKKHRIANPIHRVVDGLEALEVIKSGTVKKPFIILLDLNLPRMDGLDFLEWLRESDQFNDIVVFVLTTSKAEEDQVRAYNLHAAGYFFKSECGNQFLDVVSMLDGYWKIVKMPKPGNS
- a CDS encoding sensor histidine kinase, with product MQRLSLAVSPQSVTSFITLSISIAVMLGWYFHWPSVLQLGPDWAPMQFNTALCFLLLALASLLNNHHFLARLISFVLMSIGLITLFQYIFKINTGLDQLFMEHWLFTRTSHPGRMAPNTALCFVLLSIYFAVPIKHRLSSLIIGPASGFAFGLSLMALIGYATGMSFAYGWQELTSMAVHTAFLFFIMSSALLRRQYIFWKDKPFEFIRWQTATLIPLVIFIVVGIKIPHIRTQEIFLLETAEADSELIGNRMELRLAREGAEIVFTPDHEKVLIETMKYFSSVKNYHYRLLINGKVLDADHEDYWEPIAVYDLNYEDSVIQVQLYPSDKKSQSFIRYFYFSIFIAILFAALAVWLLLTNYKRQQTLAMLATSNIRMQILFESSQFGLAILDSHLNIEQKNESFLKVIDHADINSLKEVVDNRKDYESLLDIDKKQKITVATRIKGKSVEVSLSQFGGVGERLLVCKELSSSPDKGHQTDSSNLLDITLNASGCCLCLCDEKGEIFISNSDFDDWQDSNVAAAGRVISQYIHSNDLPEFQDKFKQAIQEKNGPKALECRLSKSGTWEWCTCRITAQADLDSNQELITVNFQSIEDKRKLIRQLEQSVEKLKQANSDVEQFAYIASHDLKSPLVGIKNVSEWLIEDYSDALDEEGQDHLRMIKGRCNRMAALLDDLLIYSRTGTHELVYSDINVKALVKDVCQLHDCLNITDIQGEELHISVDKRALEIAIRNVISNALKHNTNEKKKIRVTIEEKADQAYISVEDNGEGVNEQYFDTIFLPFKTLKPRDQMEGSGMGLAITAKAVRRLRGKIDVSKSELGGLNMTISIPKQRGQL